From Arcticibacter tournemirensis, one genomic window encodes:
- a CDS encoding AAA family ATPase has protein sequence MKIKRIHISNYRAFLINDDQEASRYTLNLPNGENLLIYGENGSGKSSLFRALKDFFNAVTNPQPFQKNLFYEARNTSEPPFIDIEIDDNSHHRFSSDGNQYLLVNNESGVNTNYITQANIINGFISYRDLLKLHFRQDNQNPDLVSLFLGQDGLFSDMVVPAPAQPENKITYKNLWIKCGGLDQEALTDYNTNVTALFGELEAKANMLLGFFHKECSLKIEYTDGVINDNTLNNPTISFKVKLFGKELPEHDDMLNEARLTAIAISVFMAHQLCIPPAELRILFLDDIFIGLDMTNRIPLLKILTADNLGDGSSFKDAQIFLTTYDREWFNIAKPYLEGWEKTEFYVDNHSHDIERPFIRKSDTYRERAEYHLTKGDYPACANYLRKAFEKELKRILPENVLYPGFSGTSGDNSVVALSKRSLSISENDNAWFYKLKEEEDTAVDTFRFISLQQMIDQFKKLVNQYEIPFLLIDELTGIKNRLLNPLSHDDLKSSIFKAELITGFKILDELQKIISKVILSVKNTDAIQMYSIKKDYKNDLYYYRFEILENLRIFQYNTFRVLLNSNINSQYRAKEYKNFEVLEKNYISLKKLCEGIFFLSDVPGAVSSFYENFIFDEIYTAEGEKISELI, from the coding sequence ATGAAAATTAAACGTATACATATTAGCAATTACAGGGCGTTCCTAATAAATGATGATCAGGAAGCATCTCGTTATACGTTAAATCTCCCTAACGGAGAGAACTTACTAATATATGGGGAAAATGGAAGTGGAAAATCATCGCTTTTTCGAGCTTTAAAAGATTTTTTCAATGCAGTAACAAATCCGCAGCCATTTCAAAAAAACCTGTTTTATGAAGCACGGAATACTTCGGAACCTCCTTTTATTGATATTGAAATTGATGACAACAGTCATCACAGGTTTTCCTCTGATGGTAATCAATATTTATTGGTTAATAACGAATCGGGAGTTAATACAAACTATATTACTCAGGCAAATATTATCAATGGATTTATCAGTTACAGAGACTTGCTCAAACTACATTTCAGACAGGATAATCAGAACCCCGATTTGGTTTCTTTATTTCTCGGGCAAGACGGATTATTTTCAGATATGGTTGTTCCTGCACCGGCACAACCAGAAAATAAAATAACTTATAAAAATCTCTGGATTAAATGTGGAGGATTGGACCAGGAAGCTCTGACTGATTACAATACCAACGTTACTGCTCTTTTCGGAGAGCTTGAAGCGAAAGCAAATATGCTGCTTGGTTTTTTTCACAAAGAATGCAGCTTGAAGATAGAATATACAGATGGGGTAATAAATGATAACACACTGAATAATCCAACAATATCCTTTAAAGTGAAGCTTTTTGGTAAAGAATTGCCAGAACATGATGATATGCTGAACGAAGCTCGCCTTACGGCTATAGCAATCTCCGTATTTATGGCACATCAACTTTGTATTCCTCCTGCGGAATTAAGAATTCTGTTTCTGGACGATATCTTTATAGGACTGGATATGACCAATAGAATTCCTTTGCTAAAAATACTCACTGCAGATAATTTGGGAGACGGTAGTTCATTTAAAGATGCTCAGATTTTCCTCACAACTTATGACAGAGAATGGTTCAATATAGCTAAGCCATATCTTGAAGGCTGGGAAAAAACAGAATTTTATGTAGATAACCATAGTCATGATATCGAACGCCCCTTTATACGCAAATCCGATACGTATAGAGAAAGAGCAGAATACCATCTCACTAAAGGAGATTATCCGGCTTGTGCGAATTATCTCCGAAAGGCATTTGAAAAAGAGCTAAAGAGAATTCTCCCTGAAAATGTTTTATATCCAGGTTTTAGTGGTACATCGGGAGACAATAGTGTAGTCGCTTTATCAAAAAGAAGTCTTTCAATTTCAGAAAATGATAATGCATGGTTTTACAAATTAAAAGAGGAAGAAGATACAGCTGTAGATACTTTCAGATTTATCTCTTTACAACAAATGATAGATCAATTTAAAAAGTTAGTCAATCAGTATGAAATTCCATTCTTACTCATTGATGAACTTACCGGAATCAAAAACCGGTTACTAAATCCTCTTTCTCATGATGACCTGAAATCTTCAATATTTAAAGCAGAACTTATTACCGGATTTAAAATACTAGATGAACTTCAGAAAATAATTTCAAAAGTTATTTTATCGGTAAAAAATACTGATGCAATTCAGATGTACAGTATTAAAAAAGACTATAAGAACGACCTCTACTATTACAGGTTTGAAATATTGGAAAACCTGAGGATATTTCAATACAACACATTCAGAGTACTATTAAACTCGAATATCAATTCACAATATAGGGCAAAAGAATATAAAAATTTCGAGGTCTTAGAAAAGAACTATATATCTCTTAAAAAATTATGTGAAGGAATATTCTTTCTTTCTGATGTTCCTGGAGCAGTATCTAGCTTCTATGAAAACTTTATATTCGATGAAATTTATACTGCTGAGGGGGAAAAAATTTCTGAATTGATTTGA
- a CDS encoding Z1 domain-containing protein, with translation MTKYEQAKNVCVTMLSGATESMNADLIKTTVENVNKLFSLSEPELSTLREELEVRYAVFSDQYRILDAEEDKKRIPWIKNAKAEIEWKFWNRYRMLLEQRNYAPDTLNKMDNLTDDILDRLIRPGSNIPFDKRGLIVGHVQSGKTGNYIGLICKAADAGYKLIIVLAGIHNSLRSQTQLRIDEGFLGFDTQQARSITQTTNRIGVGKIDPNLVAHSLTTNEINGDFNRKASETSGINIRSNDPIVLVIKKNASVMKNLLGWLASRAETMEDGKKQIKNLPLLVIDDEADNASINISKNYVSGINACIRSMLKLFEQSAYIGYTATPYANIFIKQYTDDDVKGLDYNVHNIPLSLGKDIFPKNFIVNIPAPSNYIGPEKIFGIETIESIEDYDNPSYPLNDLIEPVDDYLNYIKDGHKMDDEKPDELPPSLHKAIKCFFLSCAARRARGQENEHNSMLIHVTRFIKWQARIGRLVEEQVKTYARLVEFNDNAFLRELEHLWNEEFVPVTKNIIANPTVKDPSIKEMSWMDIESHLYPAVAKVEVRSVHGDTKVDGLEHKNIRPLDYYDNKNGLSVIAVGGNKLSRGLTLEGLTITYFLRASKMYDTLMQMGRWFGYRPGYLDLCRLFTSNELVQWYQHITVATEEMRAEFDRMGDLDKTPAEYGLKIRTHPGSLVVTAANKFRYKKIMELSYSGELEETYSFRKNDTANLSNYTLALSFINSLGLPDGISNSEAAFRNHFVWRGKSNADKVVSFLSAYKTKQLSFNVSLMSDYIQAQQRHGVITDWIVVLINNTDDKIGIKINEDITVGLTKRSDSGTQVNHYTIAKSHIIDPKHEYIDLTDEQIRNALKKSKQDAVEKGKDSSRVNKPSPVRIKEVRPENQGLLLIYILNPQPDEKKPALSDIPFVGLAVSFPWIEKDIKIEYAVNEQFLKEVLDYPDELDEDEIDDPLIAETEEKNTEMKSFILRTMKDKENFNKELSLGFQKGTNISYSKHYNELETKTVAVPEQTEGGVPLIRAEDINRYYTKTYHDFQVVNAGEILTKKKSIIAPIIYTDQKFTLSEFGFVADSSCLTVQSSELALEYLLALFNSALFAFYNVDRKGEKTEILIREFPVIADTQYILAITALVESILHLQQNQASRENRVISSYFMNVLDVVVFEIYFPEIFKNNRLSVLSELRDLDPFNNDIEQIKSYYQILNAPQSTIKKALYSINTIPEFKLIYQTLTDEN, from the coding sequence ATGACTAAATACGAACAGGCAAAAAATGTGTGTGTAACAATGCTTTCAGGGGCAACCGAAAGTATGAATGCCGATTTAATAAAAACCACGGTAGAGAATGTCAACAAGCTATTCTCTCTTTCTGAACCTGAACTGTCAACTCTTCGTGAAGAACTTGAAGTACGATATGCGGTATTTTCTGATCAGTATCGCATATTGGATGCAGAGGAAGATAAAAAAAGAATTCCTTGGATAAAAAATGCCAAAGCAGAAATAGAATGGAAATTCTGGAATCGTTATAGAATGTTACTGGAACAACGGAACTATGCGCCGGACACACTGAATAAAATGGATAACCTGACAGATGATATTCTTGACAGGTTGATTCGACCAGGAAGCAATATTCCTTTTGATAAAAGAGGATTAATTGTCGGTCATGTACAATCAGGGAAAACCGGGAACTATATCGGATTGATATGTAAGGCTGCAGACGCAGGATATAAACTGATTATTGTATTAGCAGGGATTCACAATAGTTTACGTTCCCAGACTCAGCTGCGCATTGATGAAGGCTTTCTGGGATTTGATACCCAACAAGCCCGAAGCATAACTCAAACCACAAACAGAATCGGTGTAGGTAAGATTGATCCTAATCTGGTAGCGCATTCACTGACCACCAATGAAATTAATGGAGATTTTAATCGAAAAGCTTCCGAAACGTCAGGTATTAATATTCGTAGTAATGATCCGATAGTACTCGTCATCAAGAAAAATGCTTCTGTTATGAAAAATCTGTTGGGTTGGCTGGCAAGCAGAGCAGAAACGATGGAAGATGGAAAAAAACAGATCAAAAATCTGCCTTTGCTGGTTATTGATGACGAGGCGGATAATGCATCAATAAACATCAGTAAAAACTATGTTTCAGGAATCAATGCCTGTATCCGTTCCATGTTGAAATTGTTTGAACAAAGTGCTTATATTGGTTATACAGCTACTCCTTATGCAAATATTTTCATTAAACAATATACAGATGATGATGTCAAAGGACTTGATTATAACGTACATAATATACCTTTATCTTTAGGAAAAGACATTTTCCCAAAAAACTTTATTGTTAATATACCAGCTCCTTCTAACTACATTGGACCAGAGAAAATTTTTGGTATCGAGACTATTGAATCGATTGAAGATTATGACAATCCGTCCTATCCATTGAATGATTTAATAGAACCTGTAGATGACTATTTAAATTATATAAAAGATGGGCATAAAATGGATGATGAGAAACCTGATGAACTCCCGCCAAGCCTTCATAAAGCAATAAAATGTTTCTTTTTATCCTGTGCAGCCAGAAGAGCCCGTGGTCAGGAAAATGAACATAACTCAATGTTGATACACGTAACAAGGTTTATAAAATGGCAGGCCAGAATTGGCCGTTTGGTAGAAGAACAGGTAAAAACTTACGCACGTTTAGTAGAATTTAATGATAATGCATTCCTGAGAGAACTTGAACATCTATGGAATGAAGAATTTGTACCCGTTACAAAAAATATTATAGCTAATCCAACGGTCAAAGATCCATCCATAAAAGAAATGTCCTGGATGGATATAGAATCTCATCTATATCCCGCGGTAGCTAAAGTAGAAGTCAGATCTGTACACGGCGATACAAAAGTCGATGGACTTGAACATAAAAATATCCGTCCGCTTGATTATTATGATAATAAAAACGGACTTTCTGTAATTGCAGTTGGAGGTAATAAACTCTCTCGGGGACTTACCCTTGAAGGGCTGACAATTACGTATTTCCTTCGTGCGTCAAAAATGTACGACACATTGATGCAGATGGGCAGATGGTTTGGCTACCGTCCAGGATATCTGGATTTGTGCAGATTATTTACGAGTAATGAGCTTGTCCAATGGTATCAGCATATTACAGTGGCTACGGAAGAAATGCGGGCTGAATTTGACCGCATGGGAGATTTGGATAAAACACCTGCTGAATATGGGTTGAAAATAAGGACGCATCCTGGTTCACTGGTAGTAACCGCTGCAAACAAGTTCAGATACAAGAAAATTATGGAGCTTAGTTATTCCGGAGAGCTGGAAGAAACCTATTCTTTCCGTAAAAACGATACAGCAAATCTTTCCAATTATACACTCGCTCTTTCATTTATCAATAGCCTGGGATTACCTGATGGAATTTCAAATTCAGAAGCTGCATTCCGCAATCATTTTGTATGGAGAGGAAAAAGCAATGCAGATAAGGTTGTTAGCTTCTTATCTGCATATAAAACCAAACAACTATCATTTAATGTTTCTTTGATGTCAGATTATATTCAGGCACAGCAAAGACATGGAGTGATTACAGATTGGATTGTAGTGCTGATTAATAATACAGATGATAAAATAGGTATAAAAATTAATGAGGATATAACTGTAGGATTAACTAAACGAAGCGATTCTGGAACTCAGGTAAATCATTATACTATTGCAAAATCACATATTATAGATCCAAAGCATGAATATATTGATCTGACAGACGAGCAGATAAGGAATGCTCTTAAAAAATCAAAACAGGATGCAGTAGAGAAAGGGAAGGACTCATCACGAGTTAATAAACCAAGCCCGGTAAGAATCAAAGAGGTTCGTCCGGAAAATCAGGGCCTGTTACTGATTTATATATTAAACCCTCAACCTGATGAAAAGAAACCTGCATTATCTGATATTCCGTTTGTTGGACTTGCTGTAAGTTTTCCATGGATTGAAAAAGATATAAAAATCGAGTATGCTGTAAATGAGCAGTTTTTAAAAGAAGTTTTGGATTATCCCGATGAGCTGGATGAAGATGAAATTGATGATCCTTTGATAGCCGAAACAGAGGAAAAAAACACTGAAATGAAATCATTTATCCTTAGAACGATGAAGGATAAGGAAAACTTCAATAAAGAACTTTCTCTTGGTTTTCAAAAGGGAACTAACATAAGTTATAGTAAACATTATAATGAACTCGAAACGAAAACTGTTGCAGTACCGGAACAAACAGAAGGCGGTGTTCCCTTAATCAGAGCAGAAGATATTAATAGATACTATACAAAAACTTATCATGATTTTCAAGTCGTAAATGCGGGGGAGATACTGACAAAAAAGAAAAGTATCATAGCTCCTATTATATATACCGATCAAAAGTTTACACTTTCTGAATTTGGTTTTGTTGCCGATAGTAGTTGCCTGACTGTTCAAAGTTCAGAGCTTGCTTTGGAGTATTTACTGGCTTTGTTCAACTCTGCACTTTTTGCTTTTTACAATGTAGACCGAAAAGGAGAAAAAACGGAAATACTAATCAGAGAATTTCCTGTTATCGCTGATACACAATATATACTAGCAATAACTGCTTTAGTAGAAAGTATATTACACCTTCAGCAGAATCAGGCATCAAGAGAAAACAGAGTAATAAGCTCATACTTCATGAATGTTCTGGATGTAGTTGTCTTTGAGATTTATTTCCCGGAAATATTTAAAAATAACCGTTTAAGCGTTCTTTCGGAATTAAGAGACCTAGATCCATTTAATAATGATATAGAACAAATAAAAAGCTACTACCAGATATTGAATGCCCCTCAAAGTACTATAAAGAAAGCATTGTACTCCATTAATACGATTCCTGAGTTCAAACTTATTTACCAAACGCTGACGGATGAAAATTAA
- a CDS encoding ATP-binding protein — MTTSDYSKYPTADAAPIAVNMLESFRAVGYSMEAAVADILDNSISAEAKNIWIDFDWKGADTTFSIKDDGCGMTNDELINAMRPGSRDPNEERHIKDLGRFGLGLKTASFSQCRKYTVVSKKKSKEPVFWTWDLDYVYHYAKEWKLIALLPDGNWNEQMQNLTSGTIVIWQDIDHLLKGIAKDDKRAYDKFLQTMERIKKHIATVFHRYIEGNKTRIFFSGREVEAWNPFLIQHTATQNFPEEPLHNGKIKVRGFVLPHKSKLAPEEFRNAEGVKGWNAQQGFYVYRNERMLVSGEWLGLFRKEEHFKLARIMIDLPNSLDGEWQIDIKKSVARAPFGLKDNLKAYASLVRAQAVEVYRHRGKVVQRNATTQHFQPVWIEKQRDGKRYYEINQTHPLIVSMDLKAVKPLIRLLEETLPVPLIVINESENPDSFFRPFERVAASSELKELLKAVYNSLLNTNTPEQAKNRLLLIEPFNEYPELIECL; from the coding sequence ATGACCACTTCCGATTACTCAAAATATCCAACCGCTGATGCTGCACCAATTGCAGTTAATATGCTTGAGTCGTTCAGAGCTGTAGGTTATAGTATGGAAGCAGCTGTTGCGGACATACTAGACAATTCGATATCAGCTGAGGCGAAAAATATATGGATAGATTTTGACTGGAAAGGGGCAGACACCACATTTTCAATAAAAGATGATGGTTGTGGTATGACGAATGATGAATTGATTAACGCGATGCGTCCGGGTTCTAGAGATCCGAATGAAGAACGGCATATAAAAGATCTTGGTCGTTTTGGCTTGGGATTAAAAACCGCCTCATTTTCACAGTGCAGGAAATACACAGTCGTTTCTAAAAAGAAATCAAAAGAACCTGTTTTCTGGACATGGGATCTGGATTATGTTTATCATTATGCAAAAGAGTGGAAACTGATCGCATTATTACCTGATGGAAACTGGAACGAACAAATGCAGAATTTAACTTCCGGAACGATTGTCATCTGGCAGGATATAGATCATTTGTTGAAGGGTATAGCTAAAGACGATAAAAGAGCTTACGACAAATTTTTGCAAACGATGGAACGTATCAAAAAACATATCGCAACTGTTTTTCATCGTTATATTGAAGGCAATAAAACAAGAATATTTTTCAGTGGCAGGGAAGTTGAAGCGTGGAATCCTTTTCTTATACAGCATACAGCAACACAGAATTTTCCTGAAGAACCACTACATAATGGAAAAATTAAAGTCCGGGGCTTTGTTTTACCTCATAAATCCAAACTTGCACCGGAAGAATTCAGGAACGCGGAAGGCGTTAAAGGTTGGAATGCACAACAGGGATTTTATGTATACCGAAATGAACGAATGCTGGTTAGCGGAGAATGGTTAGGATTGTTCAGAAAAGAAGAACACTTCAAACTGGCAAGAATAATGATTGACCTACCGAATAGCCTGGATGGAGAATGGCAGATTGATATTAAAAAATCAGTCGCAAGAGCCCCTTTCGGGCTAAAAGACAATCTAAAAGCTTATGCGTCCCTTGTAAGAGCTCAGGCTGTTGAGGTTTATAGGCACAGAGGTAAAGTTGTTCAACGGAATGCCACAACGCAGCATTTTCAGCCCGTATGGATAGAAAAACAAAGGGATGGAAAGCGCTATTACGAAATAAATCAGACTCATCCTCTTATTGTATCAATGGATCTGAAAGCTGTAAAACCGCTCATCAGATTGTTGGAAGAAACATTACCAGTTCCATTGATAGTTATTAATGAATCCGAAAACCCGGATTCATTTTTCAGACCATTTGAAAGAGTAGCAGCTTCCAGTGAACTGAAAGAATTGCTGAAAGCAGTATATAATTCATTATTGAATACTAACACACCGGAACAGGCAAAAAACAGGTTATTACTTATTGAGCCATTTAATGAATATCCGGAATTAATTGAATGTCTATGA
- a CDS encoding AAA family ATPase has translation MIKDIEIENFKLFKRSKLSLRTLSLFTGLNGTGKSSIIQVLLLLRQSQQSGILSTAGLNLKGNLVELGTGKDIFNQFAGKDEFVKIKINTTNHTYYWDFTYSADSDILPVINKSTYTDQLSKFSLFNRNFQYLNTEHIVPLNTYKKSEFEVVHNRQIGKHGEYAVHYLSEYGLEPIQYANLIHPKAKSNRLLHNVEAWLNEISPGVKVIVEDIKGVDSIRLGFQYEAENGYTNEYKPINVGFGITYALPVVVALLTIAPDKITIIENPESHIHPQGQAKIGELIALSTANDCQIFVETHSDHILNGIRVAIKETKLLHSEAAIYYFDRVSNGKAEHESAITTINIDKNGELSEYPKGLLDEWSSQLFKLI, from the coding sequence ATGATAAAAGATATAGAAATAGAAAATTTTAAGTTGTTCAAAAGAAGTAAGCTTTCTTTAAGAACCCTTAGTTTGTTTACGGGACTAAATGGTACTGGCAAATCTTCAATTATTCAGGTGCTCCTATTACTGAGACAATCTCAACAGTCCGGAATTTTATCGACAGCCGGTTTAAATTTGAAAGGGAATCTCGTTGAATTAGGAACAGGTAAAGACATTTTTAATCAGTTTGCCGGTAAAGATGAATTTGTAAAAATAAAAATCAACACTACTAATCATACCTATTACTGGGATTTTACATATTCAGCAGATTCTGACATTTTACCCGTTATTAATAAAAGTACTTACACAGATCAACTATCAAAATTTAGTCTCTTCAATAGGAACTTCCAATACCTAAATACAGAGCATATTGTTCCTCTTAATACATATAAAAAGTCAGAGTTTGAAGTAGTTCATAACCGGCAGATAGGTAAGCACGGAGAATATGCTGTTCATTATCTCTCAGAGTATGGATTGGAGCCAATACAATATGCCAATCTGATCCACCCTAAAGCCAAATCGAATCGATTGCTTCATAACGTAGAAGCATGGTTAAACGAAATAAGTCCCGGAGTCAAAGTAATTGTAGAAGACATTAAGGGCGTGGATTCTATTCGTCTCGGCTTTCAATATGAAGCTGAGAACGGATATACCAATGAATACAAACCAATTAATGTTGGTTTTGGTATCACCTATGCCCTACCGGTAGTTGTGGCTTTGCTCACTATAGCTCCAGACAAAATTACAATTATTGAAAATCCAGAATCACATATTCATCCACAAGGGCAGGCAAAAATCGGTGAGCTCATTGCACTATCTACAGCGAATGATTGCCAGATATTTGTCGAGACACATAGTGATCATATCCTTAATGGAATAAGAGTAGCTATAAAAGAAACTAAGCTTCTACATTCAGAAGCGGCAATCTACTATTTTGACAGAGTATCCAATGGGAAAGCTGAACACGAATCTGCGATTACTACTATAAACATTGACAAGAATGGGGAATTAAGTGAATATCCTAAAGGGTTATTAGATGAATGGAGTTCTCAGCTTTTTAAATTAATATAA
- a CDS encoding winged helix-turn-helix domain-containing protein, producing the protein MPVPVFEDMMNPTLQALKSLGGEAHIKEIEDKVSELLDLSTEDILEVHKDNRTKLGYRLAWSRNYLKRVGLLERTGRAYWSLTEEGKKAEAVDKDQIIRKIKMLDGRLANDDDEDLLDDDSKSDLDNAILRDQHNPDVEKEDTLSSEIIKPFDPKRIDITSKTLILDSIFKRISRKEINLFTDFQRQGDLWDPMKQSRLIESILIRFPLPAFYFDGTDEDQWLIVDGLQRISTLKNFVIDKTLKLQNLEFLDQFNGCNYDDLPRNLQRRIDEAEITVYIINPGTPDEVKYNVFKRINTTALILEPQEIRHAINQGVPALFVKELADLDEFKRATSYTIKTHRMLDRDFVTRFLSFYLNPYKGYQPDLDTFMNKSMAALKELSDSERLEIKSKFIGAMNGAYSLFGEDAFRKRFSRADNRKPINKALFEVWSVSLAKLTNEDLKLLIEQKDKLTDEFILLLNEDSVFSDSLSSGTGDRKRVTKRFTAIENLIQKQIQQ; encoded by the coding sequence ATGCCAGTTCCAGTATTTGAAGATATGATGAATCCGACTCTCCAGGCACTCAAAAGCTTAGGCGGAGAAGCTCATATTAAAGAAATTGAAGATAAAGTTTCTGAACTTCTTGATTTATCTACTGAAGATATTCTTGAAGTACACAAAGACAATAGAACAAAACTGGGCTATCGGCTTGCATGGTCTAGAAATTATTTAAAAAGAGTAGGATTACTCGAAAGAACCGGACGGGCATATTGGTCCTTGACAGAAGAGGGAAAGAAAGCAGAAGCGGTTGATAAAGATCAAATTATCAGAAAGATCAAAATGCTGGATGGACGGTTGGCAAACGATGATGATGAAGACCTTTTAGATGATGATTCAAAAAGCGATTTAGATAATGCTATACTTCGCGATCAGCATAATCCGGATGTTGAAAAAGAAGATACACTATCATCAGAAATCATTAAACCGTTTGATCCGAAGAGGATTGACATTACCAGCAAAACCTTGATCTTAGATTCTATATTCAAACGTATTTCCCGAAAAGAGATAAATCTTTTTACAGATTTTCAGAGACAAGGTGATTTGTGGGATCCTATGAAGCAAAGCAGGCTTATAGAATCAATTTTAATCAGATTTCCATTGCCAGCATTTTATTTTGATGGAACAGATGAAGATCAGTGGTTAATTGTAGACGGTCTTCAACGAATAAGCACTCTTAAGAATTTCGTCATCGACAAAACTTTGAAACTTCAGAATCTGGAGTTTTTAGATCAATTCAATGGCTGTAACTACGATGATCTTCCACGTAATCTGCAAAGACGGATTGATGAAGCAGAAATAACTGTTTATATAATAAACCCAGGCACTCCTGACGAGGTAAAATATAATGTATTCAAAAGAATTAATACTACTGCACTTATACTCGAGCCGCAGGAAATTAGACATGCGATCAATCAGGGAGTACCGGCTCTTTTTGTAAAAGAGCTTGCTGATTTGGATGAATTTAAAAGAGCCACTTCTTATACTATAAAAACTCACAGGATGCTCGACAGGGATTTTGTTACAAGATTTTTATCTTTTTATTTAAATCCTTATAAAGGCTACCAACCGGACTTAGATACTTTTATGAATAAATCTATGGCCGCCCTAAAGGAGTTAAGTGATAGCGAAAGATTAGAAATAAAGTCTAAGTTCATAGGAGCGATGAACGGAGCTTACAGCCTATTTGGTGAAGATGCTTTTCGTAAGCGATTTAGCCGAGCCGATAATCGTAAACCAATCAATAAAGCTCTTTTTGAGGTTTGGTCAGTCTCTCTCGCTAAACTTACAAATGAAGATTTAAAATTACTCATCGAGCAAAAAGATAAATTGACGGATGAATTTATTCTCTTATTAAATGAAGATTCTGTTTTCTCAGACTCTTTAAGTTCCGGAACGGGCGACAGAAAAAGAGTAACAAAAAGATTCACCGCTATTGAAAACTTAATCCAAAAACAAATACAACAATGA